In the Gossypium raimondii isolate GPD5lz chromosome 9, ASM2569854v1, whole genome shotgun sequence genome, one interval contains:
- the LOC105799478 gene encoding alpha carbonic anhydrase 4 isoform X2, whose protein sequence is MKCVYSYEEPITFSILFISFLCYLLPIAIASFAEVGNESPFTYSEGSGKGPKEWGHLNPDWKLCETGKLQSPIDLLTGKLQVQPNLGKLKRDYKPAPALVKNRGHDITVRWKGEAGKININGTDYELLQCHWHSPSEHTFNGTRYELELHLVHISAHRGIAVIAIVYKYGRPDPFLTRLFHHIKTINGKEEKHLGMVNPGDIKFGSRKYFRYMGSLTVPPCTEGVVWTVINKGFEANARPTQPLDGRPVLFYTPRMNSGSF, encoded by the exons ATGAAGTGCGTTTATAGTTATGAAGAACCCATCacattttccattctcttcatttcttttctctGTTATCTTCTTCCAATAGCCATTGCATCTTTTGCTGAAGTAG GCAACGAAAGTCCATTTACTTACAGTGAAGGAAGTGGAAAGGGACCAAAGGAATGGGGGCATTTAAATCCAGATTGGAAACTTTGTGAAACTGGGAAATTGCAGTCTCCAATAGATCTTCTCACCGGAAAACTGCAAGTTCAGCCAAATCTGGGAAAATTGAAAAGGGACTATAAACCAGCTCCTGCTCTTGTCAAGAACCGTGGACATGACATTACG GTAAGGTGGAAAGGAGAAGCaggaaaaattaatataaacggTACTGATTATGAACTGCTTCAGTGTCATTGGCATTCACCCTCCGAGCACACATTTAATGGAACCAG ATATGAGCTGGAGCTTCATTTAGTTCATATAAGTGCTCATCGAGGGATTGCAGTTATTGCAATTGTTTACAAATACGGCCGACCTGATCCCTTCCTCACTAGG CTTTTCCACCACATAAAAACCAttaatggaaaagaagagaagcaTTTGGGGATGGTTAATCCAGGAGATATCAAATTTGGTAGCAGAAAGTATTTCAGATATATGGGTTCACTTACAGTTCCTCCATGCACTGAGGGTGTTGTTTGGACTGTCATCAACAAG GGATTTGAGGCAAATGCAAGGCCAACTCAACCATTGGATGGAAGACCAGTATTGTTCTATACTCCCAGGATGAATAGCGGCTCCTTTTAG
- the LOC105799478 gene encoding alpha carbonic anhydrase 4 isoform X1 has translation MKCVYSYEEPITFSILFISFLCYLLPIAIASFAEVGNESPFTYSEGSGKGPKEWGHLNPDWKLCETGKLQSPIDLLTGKLQVQPNLGKLKRDYKPAPALVKNRGHDITVRWKGEAGKININGTDYELLQCHWHSPSEHTFNGTRYELELHLVHISAHRGIAVIAIVYKYGRPDPFLTRLFHHIKTINGKEEKHLGMVNPGDIKFGSRKYFRYMGSLTVPPCTEGVVWTVINKVRTVSRDQVKALRDAVHDGFEANARPTQPLDGRPVLFYTPRMNSGSF, from the exons ATGAAGTGCGTTTATAGTTATGAAGAACCCATCacattttccattctcttcatttcttttctctGTTATCTTCTTCCAATAGCCATTGCATCTTTTGCTGAAGTAG GCAACGAAAGTCCATTTACTTACAGTGAAGGAAGTGGAAAGGGACCAAAGGAATGGGGGCATTTAAATCCAGATTGGAAACTTTGTGAAACTGGGAAATTGCAGTCTCCAATAGATCTTCTCACCGGAAAACTGCAAGTTCAGCCAAATCTGGGAAAATTGAAAAGGGACTATAAACCAGCTCCTGCTCTTGTCAAGAACCGTGGACATGACATTACG GTAAGGTGGAAAGGAGAAGCaggaaaaattaatataaacggTACTGATTATGAACTGCTTCAGTGTCATTGGCATTCACCCTCCGAGCACACATTTAATGGAACCAG ATATGAGCTGGAGCTTCATTTAGTTCATATAAGTGCTCATCGAGGGATTGCAGTTATTGCAATTGTTTACAAATACGGCCGACCTGATCCCTTCCTCACTAGG CTTTTCCACCACATAAAAACCAttaatggaaaagaagagaagcaTTTGGGGATGGTTAATCCAGGAGATATCAAATTTGGTAGCAGAAAGTATTTCAGATATATGGGTTCACTTACAGTTCCTCCATGCACTGAGGGTGTTGTTTGGACTGTCATCAACAAG GTGAGAACTGTTTCGAGGGACCAAGTAAAGGCTCTAAGGGATGCTGTTCACGAT GGATTTGAGGCAAATGCAAGGCCAACTCAACCATTGGATGGAAGACCAGTATTGTTCTATACTCCCAGGATGAATAGCGGCTCCTTTTAG